Below is a genomic region from Paenibacillus rhizovicinus.
GAATACGAACGGAGTGCCCGTTTCGAAGGAGCTTGCCAGGATGCGTTTCATGATTTCGATCGCCGGTACTTCTTCTTTGGAGAGCTCCGGATGGTTCACGCACTCTTCGTAACGGCGTTCCCATTCTTCGCCCCAAGCGTCTTCAAGCGCATAGCCCATGTAGCTGCGGACTTCGTGCGGATCGAACAGGTACCAGGAAGCGCGCTCCTGTACTTTGCGCATGAACAGGTCGGGAATGCAGACGCCCGGGAAAATATCGTGGGCTTTCATCCGGTCATCGCCGTTGTTCGTTTTCAAGTTCAGGAAGTCGAAAATATCTTTATGCCAAACGTCGAGGTAAACGGCTACGGCGCCGGAACGAACGCCGAGCTGATCGACCGCGACAGCCGTATTGTTGTAGTTCTTGATCCAAGGCACGACGCCGCCGGCAACGCCTTTGTATCCGCGGATGTTGGAGCCGCGGCTGCGCACTTTGCCGATGTAGATGCCCATGCCGCCGCCGAATTTGGAAACTTGAGCGAAGCTGGAATCAACGTTGTAAATGCCCCACAGGTTGTCGGGAACGGTATCGATGAAGCAGCTGGACAGCTGGTGGAACGGTTTGCGGGCATTCGCCAGCGTCGGCGTAGCAACCGTCATTTGCAGGCGGCTCAACACGTCGTAGAATTTACGCGCCCAGCCCAGCTTGTCCTCTTCTTTCATAGCCAAGTGCATCGCTACGCCCATGAACAGCTCTTGCGGCAGTTCAAGCACGTCGCCGCCGAAGCTCTTGATCAGGTAACGGTCTGACAATGTCTTCAGGCCGATGTAGTTGAACAGGTAGTCGCGCTCAGGCACGATGTAATTGCCCAGCTCGCGGATTTCTTCACGCGTGTAGTGTTCCAATATGTAGCTGCCGTATAACCCTTTGTCGGTCAGGTACGTGATGAGAGAGTAGAAATCGCCGTAGCCGAAATAACCGTATTTGCGATTGATCGCGGACTCTTTATAGAGATCGTACACGAGAAGTTTGGCTGCAACGTACTGCCAGTTCGGCTGTTCGATGCTTGTTTTCTCAACCGCAACTTGCGTCAGCGTACGTTGAATTTCTTTCGTCGTGATGTTGTTGCGGAAATAAGGAAGCAAGGCTGTTTCCAGCTCCAGCGGATCGCAGTCGTTATAGCCGACACACGAGAAATCAATAACTTTCTTCAGCTTGGAAAAGATAAGTTCTTCTTTCTGTCCATTCCTTTTAATGATATCCACGGGCAGAGCCACTCCTTGTCGAAGGTTGTCGTCTGACAACCCGTTATACACAATATGTTGTTAGTACTTACATAACCTACACCGATATATAGTGCCTGTCAAGGCAAACTATTCGACATCCAGGTGTTCCGAAAGCGGCATTTTCGGCATGAAAAATCGATGAAAACGTACAGCCGCGCCAATTGCAAACGATACCGGGGAGCCGGCGGTCTCCGCATAAAAAAATAAAAAAAGTAAGTAAGCGAAAAACTATTATAGCACTTCCGGCTGCGGATGTGTCGTGACAATAATAGGGACACGCGGTTAATCGCCTTTTTGGCCTAATTGCGTTCGTTCAAACAAAAGTTGGATTTATGGTTGGTGCTCGCCTTTCGGCTCTAGTACACTAGGTTTAGTTATCGGATATGCGATCCGGATTTCGAAGAGAGAGGATGAAACCACACAAGAT
It encodes:
- a CDS encoding ribonucleoside-diphosphate reductase subunit alpha, translating into MDIIKRNGQKEELIFSKLKKVIDFSCVGYNDCDPLELETALLPYFRNNITTKEIQRTLTQVAVEKTSIEQPNWQYVAAKLLVYDLYKESAINRKYGYFGYGDFYSLITYLTDKGLYGSYILEHYTREEIRELGNYIVPERDYLFNYIGLKTLSDRYLIKSFGGDVLELPQELFMGVAMHLAMKEEDKLGWARKFYDVLSRLQMTVATPTLANARKPFHQLSSCFIDTVPDNLWGIYNVDSSFAQVSKFGGGMGIYIGKVRSRGSNIRGYKGVAGGVVPWIKNYNNTAVAVDQLGVRSGAVAVYLDVWHKDIFDFLNLKTNNGDDRMKAHDIFPGVCIPDLFMRKVQERASWYLFDPHEVRSYMGYALEDAWGEEWERRYEECVNHPELSKEEVPAIEIMKRILASSFETGTPFVFYRDTVNRANPNKHKGIIYCSNLCTEICQNMSPTEYITTTHEDGIITTQVKSGDYVVCNLSSLNLGRTRSNEEIAEVVSCQMRMMDNVIDLNHYPIPQAEITNQKYRAVGLGTSGYHQWLALNAIAWESEEHLDRADELYEWINYCAIKASMEISKEKGAFRVFEGSEWQTGAYFESRGYDAPHWQKLKQDVAEHGVRNGWMFAIAPTASTSLIAGSTAGIDPIFNKFFVEEKKNAVIPQTAPNLNEETFWYYKEAHTIDQHWSIRAAGRRQRHIDQAQSFNLYITPNYSAKEFMDLYMSAWENGLKTVYYCRNKSLEVEDCVSCSS